The genomic segment TTTAATGAATTAGTTGCCCCGAAGGCACTGACGCACCGACTAATTAAATCAAAGGGCGGGAGGGTTAACACTCGAGAACAAATAGAAACAAGCTCCCAATGAGGTCAGGACATTTGGGGCTGTCACTTCAGAGCGAGTGTTTAAATTACATATTGTCGTCGTGAAGGCGGCGGAAGACATCAGCGTTGGAATTGTGCGGACGCAGAGCGATGGTTTAAGCAGGCCTCACCAGCCAAATGTCCCACACGGTCTgacctcggggggggggggggtttggcacGGGGGACGCAGATCAGGGACGGACAGGACAGGCATCAAACCAACGTCAGCGAACATTTCTCTGGTTTAAGTGGAGCTGCACTTGGTGCTGGCGCCAGTGGGAATCTGTTTAGAGGTTCATGAAAATGTAGCCAAAATGTAATATTCTGAAATTAGTTTTCTTGTTGTTTATCccgggttgttttgtttttttgacaaatgctCCCAACTGAGCTGAGGCTCCCTGCTTTAAATTACCTGTGTTTACTGTAACAATGAGCATCTGCCAAACTGCAGAAAGGAAGGATTATTATCTCATCTGTTAATTTTCTCATCAACATGCGCCAGTAAAACCATTGTAGGAGTGGGAGTTAACGTCTGCAGGCAAAGGAAGttctctgctgttttatttctaagTCAGacatcttttatttctttgcgTTTAGTGTTGAACACAATCATCCTCCAaacaacagcccccccccaTCTCAGCCGCATTACAAAGTaactttttccaaaaaattaaaaaataacctGAGGTACTTCGAGATAGACCCAAAACAACATGAGGTCGGATTAACAACTGGGCAGAGCAGGCAACTTGTCCAGGGGGGTCGAAAGTCCCTGGTTTGAGTCAGCATGATTTGATAAACTGAATCTTCTTATTTGTTTATTATCTCCAGAAATCTGAAACCGCTTGGAAGTACAACACTGACTCTGGTGGGTCTTTTATCTTGCGGTCTGGTCTTGGAAGTCGGATTGTCAGAATGTAGCTTCGAGGCCTTCGTTGTTTTTaagttgcctttttttccccggacCAACAGTCAGAAATCCCCAAAATGTTGAGTATACTCtcatagaaaaacaaactaatattcacatttgagaagctgatgGGGGAATATTTGCCATTTAATGCTTTGACAATCAACCCTCAAAATAGTTTCCAGTCAATTTTAAACTCACTGATTAACTagcttattattttatttttattattatcttttttttattctaatctattatattttattttatattctttttctgattctgtgtatatatgttgacgGCTACATACAccttaacaacaacaacaaaaaattcccCGTATGTAACCTACCCGGCAATAaacctgattctgattctgattgtttTCAGCTGTGGAGTACTGATTGGTTTATGGGTGCCTGCCTGGATGGGGAAATAATGAACTTCAAGGTGGTTCATGGTACAAATCCAACCATGTTTGAGTCAGGTGTGCAGCTGGGACATGCCCTGGCGTGTCAGCTGCAGATCCAATTAAGTGTATTATTCGTGTAAAACGCTCTttagtttcactttttcttcagTGCAGGTCTCAAATTTAATGTTGGTTAACAGCCATATGTTGAACATTCATATAACCCGTCGTGTTTTAGCAACTGGAGGAGTCTGGATTTGTGTTGATTAGTGCAACTTCGAAGGCGGCGCTCGCAGCTAGCTGGCCAGCGTTGGCATGGACTAACTAGCCAGCTAGCTGTCTTTGGAGTCAACACTGGAGTCAAGGGAcattgagactctaaattgaacAATCTGATCCAACAAGCAAAATTCTCCAACCACGAATCcaaatggatgaaaataaaaacacttgtttttaaaaaggaaccTTGTTGAAAATTACCCAAGTTCCTTAAAGCTTATAAATAGTAAACAGGCCCACATCTCAGAGCTTATGATTCTTTTAAAATCTTTGaagactgacctctgacctcttacATGCTCAAGGAACCTGCttctcattattatttatgttatgttattttatcattattttattttgcatattatttgttatttttggacACTTGTTCAATGTATCGCTATGTGCCTCGAATGTTCTGTAGGGGTTACTTTTAAGATATTTATTGCCAAATATTCGgtaagattaataaaaaaaactagctGGCTAGCAAGCAAGCGTTAGCATCGACAGACAGCTAcctagctagcgttagcatcgACTGACAAGTagctagctagcgttagcatcgACTGACAAGTagctagctagcgttagcatcgACTGACAAGTAGCTAGCTAGCATTAGCATCGACTGACAAGTAGCTAGCTAGCAAGCGTACGCATGGACGGTGGATGTAGCAAAACACCAAGCAGAGAGACGTGATGACCGACAACTCGACGGTCAGCGTGTGTTTGAGACCGGGCTTCCTACCCGCACCACTGGAGATGCGGAGGAGTCGCCGTGCTCAGGTTTTGATCTGCTCAGTTGTCGAGACTCCCGGCACGAACACACCGGAGCAGCAGAGGCGAACTCTTCGCGGCAGCTCGGGCTGACCGCGGCTCGATTCGCGGTGTTTCTGCTGACGGGAAACTGAGCGGAGACGGAGTGACtctcttggctttttttttggtttgtttgtttgttttaacgtTGAGTTGGTCAACGTTCCCGTCGCTACTTGGAAAATAAACTGTCCTGTAGTTCACTGAAAGCCATGGAGAAGAAAACAGCGAACGTTCGGTACAGGAAGTCGCCCAAATTTAGGGTTAGAAGAGACACGCCGCGGCCAGAGAGACCCGTGCAGGGGCTTATATAGTCCGAGCGTGACGTCACCGCCGTGTACCGTAATGTACGTAAAACCACCAACCAATCACCGTAATACTtacatagatggatagattgatagatggattgatagatagatagatagatagatagatagatagatagatagatagatagatagatagatagatggataaatggatagataaatagatagatagatagcaaAATTTAACTTGCTAAATTTAACACAAAttgcaaactgaaaaacagttttgaaacCTTATTCTAAAAGCCAACTTGTGTTTTGTGGAAgcttgatacattttttaatttttgtttttgctgatatTGTAGTCTCTTCTGGAATCACCAGTGACCAGACTGTTAAACGTAGATCAGGAGAAATTGCtaaatgttttcttcctcctctttggctCCGCTCAGGCCTGCTTGGTGTCCCAGTCGACCACCTAGGTGGCCTCTTCCCTAAAGCATCCAGGACGTGGTGTTAATGTGCCAgcagacatttcttttcaacACTGGATAGAAAATCGTAAACTCCATATCTTCTCGAGAGGAACCCCCCGGCGTCAGTGCGGCTTTGAATCCATAAACTCTGTCCTGTGCCTTGAACATGTTGCTTGAGAGGAGGCCAACCCAGCCCAGGTTCTTACCAAATATGGTTTACATTGTGTGTAGGGTTTGACAAGTTGCTCCTCGGCATCACAAGATGTTGCTCGTATTGTTTACGCCTTCATTCAACAATGGTTTAACTGACAAGGCCGCGGCCGACAGTTTCAAAAGCAGATTGCAATTTCTCGTTAGGCTCACAAAACCGAATGGAGCTACAACTGTAAACATCAGTCTTTAGAGTCTGATTTCATTTGGCATCTGAAATGTGTGAGGAACTGAtgccagtgtaaaaaaaacatacacaccaacctttgctgtgtttttaaatctgtaaaatgttgaatatgttAAAAGGTTTGTTAACCTATGGTTCATTTTTGACAGGTTATCGGTCCAGCGCGACCTCACATCAGCGTCACCCCCGCAGAGTTCAGAGGTCACCGTCGGGCCATGCCGTGATGAGCAGGGCGGTCCTGGGTGGAGGACTAACCATTGACACCCTGCCAGACAACATGACACGCGTAGTGGTGAGAGTTGCACCGCAGTGTTTCTTGTGACTGTAATGGTTTGTGGCGTTTATTATGCTTTTGGTCTTTGACACGTTCTATTTGTTTGAGTTGGAGTTGAAAACTGCCCTCTTTTTTCCCAGTTGGAGAAGCATATGACGGCGTATGATTAAACTGTTTTCATAGTGAACTCTTAATGACTGTATGACACTCTCTGAACGCAGTCGCGCCATTACAGCTTCTGatcctctgtgtttctttctgtctggAAGGAGGACTCTGGGAAATATTACACATGGCGTAGCTTTGGCCCCGAGGACCAGCGCACACGGGAACTATGGGTAGACATGAGCGACGTCCGGCACGGCCAAGTCAGAGTCCACGGCATTCTGTCGAATTCTTACAAACAGGCTGTGGTGAGTCTCTCGCACACTTGAACCACAAGcactctctcactttctttaGTAGCTGTGTATGAAAATAGATGTTAACAGTGTGAATAATCCCTGCTGCTGAAACATGTTAGGTGTCTTATGTTGCAGCAAGTTTTCCTGATGTCTGTAACAGACACAACACTTCTCAAACAGCAACTTTAATTACAaagacagctgctgctgacagatggacagaatatatatacatatatatctttttttagtCATTAGATAACATTCGTTTAGCTGACGCTTTAGTGCAAATCAACCtacatatcagaggtaggcaaCTAGCATCAATGGACAACACTCTATGTTTGGAATCGAACCCCGTCCTTCTGTACCCAAGTCagaggtgtaacccactaagcaGTCTGTCCATATGGTCTAGTACTGAGCAGTGAATAAACAGTGCAAAACAAGATTTAAAGGGGGCATGGCTTAGTGGCAGAGCGCTTGCCTGCAATTTATCACATTCCTACCAGGGTGTTTTCTATCGTGTACGTGCAGCATGCATCACACAGTGTAGCTGCATTTATGGTCTTTGAGTCTGATGTGTGAACTGAATATGGGTGGATGAAGGGATGGGGTGCAAAAATAAATGGGCTGTTCACTCATTGCTATGAAACTATTTAAGGTTTTGATCAAGTTACGGTGGTCACACTCAAATATTCAAACACGCTAGTTTGATGATGTTTCCACTGTCCTCTGAGAGATAGGTTTAGAAACTGGAAATATTTTGTCTGCAGATGTATTGAatacttacatacatacatacgtacATACATGTTAATTAGCTCTGCCTTCAACAAGAAGACGGTCATAGCAAAACCAAAGCTACACTCAGTAGTGGAGCATTTGACTGTATATCAAGCGGTCTGGGTATGAGAACCCCCTCCTATGTGAACCTTAGTACAATTGGTTGTTTTTCTTAGAAGGGATCCACTGCACTGGAAACCTTCTGTATGGACTTGCTAAACTCAGATAAAAATATTCCACACAAGTCTATTATCACATGTTTTCATCTCAATCTaatcaaacatttgaattaaGCCAATCTAAGCACAGGCGGAGGGCAGCTATGCAAAAATACTGTTTTGATAgcaaaaatctttgtttttccaaatgttcTTTGAGAAAGAGTTTTAAAGTGCAAGTACACAGTTAGTGAGTCTTAAAAAGAATCAAAGGAGAGAATTCAGAATTTTtggccatttttattttttttaaacagtttttataATAGGTCTATAagtcatttaaatatatttttttataatttacatgGTAAATTACCAGGGCCAGCAGGGAGATGTCGCTATGGATCAAGAGGTTCCATGGTTCgcgtctgtatatacagtctacggTTCAACTCTGGTTGCCCCCTGCTTGTGAAAACATACAGTCTGGAAGCTACTACGCTCATGTGACTGTTTTAAAGACCATTTGTGGAGCGAAGTGAGGTCTGTTGAGGTCTCTTATGTGGCTTTTATAGCAAAAtcatgatgttttaaaaaaaatataaggtctaaaaacaaaaacaaaaaagcattttgcCATGTCATTGTTCAGATAACAAGCAAGGAGAGAATTTTCAATCTGAAGTTTTCCTTTGCAAGTGACGATTTCCTTCATATGATCATTGATCacaatatttttgttatcaATGTAAGGGGGTATAGCTCAGTGGTAGAGCATTTGACTGCAGATCAAGAGGTCCCCAGTTCAAATCTGGGTGCCCCCTGATACAGTGAATATAAGCAATGCTTGATTTTAACATCTGTAAATCTTCATGAGGCTAAAgcagagaagtgtgtgtttaaatagaTCAGTATTAAACCACGCACAACCCCTCCTTTCTGTCTACATGGAGAACTTGAATGCTAAAGGAACAGGTACACAGAGAGATGTTGATTATGcataagtaaaagtaaaaatattcgATTTTGCCATTACATTTTGTGTGAGGGTGGAAGTCAACCTGAAACACAAAGTACTGTCAAACTGCGAGAGGGAGCTGAGGGACTGGGAATGTGTTGGTACACGCCAAGAGCTGCAGGCCCGCCAGAGGCCGACTGCACCCGCCCGGTCTCCACCTCTGTTTTCCAACACCTGGCACCTGCGCAATACCAACAGTTCACCTTTCTTACAGAATATGCATAATACATGAACACAAGGGGAGATGGAATTAAATAATATATCGCTTTTCCCCGACAAGTTTTATACCTCCCTATTCCAATTTGTGAATTACTTGTAAttatttggtttatttgaaAACAGCACAAATCCTAATATCTCCTCCcatctgtgtctctttctctgtgctcaTCTCGCAGAGGGTCGCCCTGTCGTTCGACTTCCCCTTTTACGGACATCACCTGAGGCAGATTACCATAGCAACAGGAGGTACAGTTTGATTTTCTAACAGATGTTCAAGTGACCTTTCctgcgtgtgttttttctctctcaatacAACAGGCAGTGCTCAAGTCTTACACATTTTTCCATCTGGATGTTTTTTCAGGGTTTATCTTCACAGGGGACATTACCCATCGCATGTTGACCACGACGCAGTATATTGCCCCTCTAATGGCGAACTTTGACCCCAGCTATTCCAAAGAATCCACCGTGCAATACCTAGACAATGGTAAGATACTACCTGGTGTTTATACATGCCCTCGTTTTGCGTGTCTCCCGTCTgaccttccctctctctccaggtgagGTGTTTGTGGTCCAGTGGGAGGGGGTGAGACTCCCCGGTAGAGAGTCGGCGGGGGCCTTCACTTTTCAGGCCGCGCTGTACAAAACAGGAACCATCACGTTCAGCTACAGAGACGTGAGATGCTCACCTTTCCAAACCTGTTCACAATACTTCTCTTCCTTGTTGAATCACGGATGATtgggttcctttttttcccccttctctcttctgTTCACCAGATACCATTGTCGTTAGATGTGATCGGTTCAGCTGAGCATCCGGTGAAGGTCGGTCTGTCTGATGCCTTCATGGTCACGTCACCAGGTCAGAAATAATGCTCATACATGTCCTTTTCTTTGGCGCAGTTCTTCCACTCAAAAAACATAAACGGTCTTCAGAGGCCTATTTTTTGGGATCATCATATAATTCTGAGATATCTCTGACACAGAGGCCCAACGGCGGACGATTTACGAGTACCACAGGGTCACGATGGACAAGACAAAGATCACAAACTACTCTGCTGTTGAGTTCACTGCACTGCCTAGTAAGTGCTCCTACAGCCCACATAAATCAACggaaaaatattcaattcaacacccaatctgtctctttttttctctgcctcagCCTGCCTGCAGCACGACAGCTGCGAGCGCTGCCTCTCATCCAACCAAACCTCGGGTTGTAGTTGGTGTCACGTGCTCCAGAGGTGAGTGAGGCCAACCGATCGGCTCCGGTGTTCAGAGCGCTGCAGGATGAATGTCTTATTAACGCGCATCTTGTGCGTTTTAGGTGTTCAGATGGCATGgatagacacagacaggagTGGCTGGACTACGCCTGTTCAGAGGAGGTATTACTGCAGGACATCATGAATGAATTCCTGCTTATATTTGAGACTTAAATCATCTTTTACATTCCATGTGGGCAGAGCAAAGATGCAGCCTGCGAGGATTACACCAGGCCCGACAGCTCCACCGGTTCCTCTGTCACACCGGAGGTGGAGGGTGTGACCTTTTTCACTCCTCCACAAAAGGGCTGTAAAAGTGACGGTGAGGCCGAGGCGCTTTTAGTGTCTGTGCAATACAGTATTTTTACCATTTAGCGTTAAAATCAATCGTTTCCATCCTCTCTCAGATGACTCCAAACAGCACATATTGAAGACGAGCAATGGTGAGTTAGTATTTGTAATTGCCTTTTTAGTTaagctacatttttttaaatagtgcgTCTCCATCTTTGATACAGACGTGAAGACAGATTCTTCAACCCAGGGCGAAGGGTTTGCGAACACAGGAGCGATCGCCGGAATAGCAGCTGCTCTTGTGTTGCTCTTGGCCCTGATACTCGTCGCTCTTTACATCAACTGGCATCCCACTGTTGCATCACCACTTTACCTCATTCAGGTGAGCACAAAATATGCCCTGCACGTCCAACGAGGGACGTCCACCTTGCTGATATAATGTGTCCTcgtcaaacatgtttttttgttttttttctcccagcgCAAGAACTACTGGCCTTCCTTGAAGTTTCAGAAGAAGCAGCCTGGTTACACAGAGGTGGAAGGAGACGGACATGACAAAGACAGCATTGTTGAAGCAGGGCCACATTGAAACCACGAATAGAAGATTGGAGGATAGATATTTTGCATTGGACTGATTTCTAACAACATTCAAACGTATACACTCGTCCAAACATTTATATTCCAGTTCATCTATTGCACTCAGTttatcgttgttgttttttgtgtgtgtgtgaaattgtttCAACAGTTTGGTTGAATACTAGCAAACCAAAGCTGATACTGAatggttttcttttatatatctCTTGGAAATAAATAGCGGTTGGATTCCACCTTTTTAAAACTTGATTTAATttgactgcagagagaagagaggaatgCATGCCACGAATAAAGACCTGGGTTTCAGTTcctgttgcttttctttttttttttgttgttgttgttgttgtaatgttGATCTGTTTAAGTTCCACCTTTTGTTGTGCAAGAATCACAGCTCCTGATCAGACAATCTGTTtgaattggtgtttttttacatgcactTTTTATGCAGTATTTGATGCTACAGCAACATAAAGAGAAAATCTcacgtgcatgtgtttgtgagagtttATGTGCAGTACAACTCTTCAGTCAGCAGGTGTCACCATAACCAAACGCATCACACGGACACCAGTAGAACATGAAGTGAACGTGGCagatgtgtgtgaaaaaaaaaagtgattccaGATCACTGGATTGGTAAAAGTCCCCAAAATAACCTGCACCACTAAATCACGTGAGTGCATGAGTTTGCTTTGCGACGGGCAGACGTGTTGCACGTGCACCAAAGGCCTGGCCTGGATTTACTTTTACAGTTAAAGGAAGAAGATAATAGAATGATGAATGTGCACACGTGACCTCGTTCCCCCTCTGAAATAATAATCGCACAACAAGTATATTGTGGAAATGTTGAACCTCCCGCACTGTACCTCTTCCCTTTCTGCTCGGGCACGCGCAGCggaggggcggagggagggagggagcgggagcgcgcgcgcgcgggcgggcgggcgggaggCAGCAGCGGGAGCGCGCCCTCCGTGTCTGGTTAGTGGACTGACAGCCAGCTGTGCGGCTACGACGGACAACAACAACCTCCTGGATTTCCCTCTACTTTCTACAACCAGACGAGTGCGTTTGGGCCCCGCGACCGTTCAGTTAAAACGCGAACTAAAACAAGCCAGGCcggggggtttgtttgttttttttatttgaaaaaaaaaaaacgagactGTTCCTTCGACGGCACGCGCAGCAGCGACGACGACCCGGTATCGTCGGCGGTTTCCGTGCTAACTAGCAGCAGACGAGCATTCCTCTCCCAACATGAATCCGCAGTGTGGCAGATGTAATCAAGTCGTTTACCCCACGGAAAAAGTGAATTGTCTGGACAAGGTAAGGACGCGGCGCTATTGCAccgacttttaaaaaaaaatatatgtatatatatatatattctcctATTGAACAATAGGCACGAGCTCTTGGGCTTTTTATCTGGACTTCCTTTTGAAAAATCACTCGTTTGGCGTATTTTCTGTGCGTGCTCTTGAACGCCCCGTCGGGGGACAGGTATGTCGCTAGCTTAGTCTGAGCTAACGGCTAGCTGCCCGTCTGGGGCGACGCGGAAACGAGAACACAGACGGTGTGGAAGATAACACACGGCTTTGAAGTAGTCGTTCATCTTAAACATGgctgtatatgtatttttttccccttttatggAGACAATGGCTGAAGGGTGCGGTGTggaccccaccccccccgccctctcccCGAAACTAGCGCTTCCGACCGCCGGGGCAGGTCTGGGCCTGGCGGGGCACCGCTGCTTTCCACAGCACTGATCGATAACGTCTCACACTTTCCCCATAAAAGTTGGTCAATTAAATATGTATTGGGCTGGTGGATTTACCGTGCAAATACCAAACGAAATATATATCTCCTCTTTAGTTCCACTAGAGAACGTTAAAGccactgtgtttaaaaaaagaaagaaaagaaaagcagcatggACTTGATGTCTGTGTCCAATTCACTGGCTAATCCATGTCAGGGATGATCTGATGTGTCTCTCCCCCTTCAAACGTGTTGGACTTATCTCAGCCGAGGTGCTAATCTCATCACTTTTACCCACAGTGAGGTCACTGACCCTTATGGTTTTTTAACAGTTGGTGCTTGCACTTCCGGTTCCCCGTGTGCCCCCTTTTAGGGTGTAGTACAAGTGACCCCAGTTGCATGTTATTCAACCAATCAATTAGACTGTAAACTCTCTGCAGCAAGATTAAGTGTAATGCAAGATGCTTTAACTCGCACGGTGGGGTGGAGTCTGCTTTGGCCCATGTTTACACGGTTTTACCAAAGCATGGCTTTGGAGCAAGTAGACAATTTGTCTAATCGACGTCTGAGTGGCCGATTGCAAATCAATCCCTGTTGAGACGTACTTATCTGTTGGGgttgacagacaggaagaaggtggtggaaagagagagagggagaaagaaagagcacaTTATCTAAAGTAACATCAGCTCTCCATGCATTACTACTGGCCTCTGCTGCAGTGGTGTGTTCTTGAACGCACCATGACTAATGTTTTTCCCCCAATCTGCTCCGGCTACTGGACTTGATTTATCTCAGTCAGAAGAAGcccctttctcttcttcacGAGCACTTGTAAGCGGTCCACTAACATCCCAAGTCACGTTAGCCCATTTGAAGGCGGGCATTGTGTTGTCGGGAATCCAAATTTGCCACAAGTACAACCCCGAATGTGCTGCTGGTGGAATCTGGCCGGTGTCATTCCAGCAGACGAGACACTCCCATGAAACGTGCTCTGTCAGAGGCCCGCTGTGCTGCCCCCCTGCTCTGGAACCGCACACGGGAGAGAGTAGCCCTGGCGTCTGTCTTTGCTGCCATTCCGCATCAGCGCTCACCCCTTCAGACACGCCAAAACAGCctccccttttccttctctgtggcacacacacatacacacacgaccattcttgtttgtttaaagcaGACCGAGGCTGCATTggctgaggattttttttccatgtgctAGGCTATAGCTCAGGTGATGGCCGGAGTGTCGAGGActccatcactgctgctgctgaattcTGGTGTTCTCAgccactgatgatgatgaataccTTCCACCTGCGAGTCCTCTTCTGTATTATACCTCGGTGGAGaggcttgtttgtttgtcttgtcaGTTTAAGTCCAGTACAACAGGGCTGGGCCCAGAGCGAGGAAGCTGGGGCGGCCGAGCACatgcaaagacaggaagtgagtttTTGGTTCGAGCTATTATCGGTGGTGGGTTTTGCCCCATCTTATTTGGCTTTCAACCTCGATACGTTAAATGCCTCCTGATTGTAAGGAGTAACgtgctgcacatttttttcttaaagtacACGGCTCATTTCTGCCACGGTGACCTTTTACATGCCTCGAGTCTGAGCGCCGCCGTTGAGCTGCAGCGTATGcaacttttaaaaaggaagTAGGAAGGAAGTCTGCACTATTTCTATTTACTACTGCATAAGCAGTCACATTTGGGGCAGATTTGGTTTTCTGGAGGAGTAAAATGATTTGTAAGTGTCACTTTAAGATTAACGACCATTTTCTGCACTCAGGAAGTGTGTATTTCCAAGATAAATTGAGAGGTCTGTGTGGAGTGGTTAGGCTTAAAAGCTCATCTCTCACTTACAATCTCCATGTGCTGTCTGCACACGATACGTCTGCCTGACAGGACCCGTGTTTTGACTTTGTGTTCTGGCTCTTTTAGGTTTGTTAGCAatgtaaaaaatgcatttgctttatttcatttatttattcatatatttttgtctCTGAGGCAAGACCTACGTTTTTGCTTGTTTCAGATTTAAGGAAACAACCAAATCTCCTACACCAGGTTTCATAGATAAATCCCAGCCTCACTCAAAACGAAGCAGAGGTGGAGAAGTAGAAAGTCCAAAGGAATAGgtatggaaagaaaaaaaaggccaggtGGGCGGTTATTATCCTTCATGTCATACCGGCTTCTAGATTCCTAATAGCCAAGAAATAAAGACCATGGAGTGTGTCCTTTAGGATTCTTTCTTTCCAGCAGCGGGGGCAGGCCTGTCCGCCTCCCTCCCCAAAGGTTGTATTGAATTTTAAGGGGGTGCGTGCACGTTTAACCTCAGCGGTCAGACTGAATATCATCAAGTATTAAAAAAACCATGaaataaactgacaaaacaaaccTTTGAATATATTCATGTACATCTATTTATACACAATGCCTCTTTGACCAACTGCTTATACGGCTAGACTGAGGGAATATATTTGCCTAAGCGGCAGAGCTTGCAGCCTTGTTGAGAGTATTTCAttattgtgtgtttaaaaaacccccacaactCTTACATGGGTTAATAACAGGTGTCATTTTCACCTTATTGATGAGCGTGAAAAATGGATGGGCAGTAaattcctccctctgtctgctgcCTCTGTAAAGAGCAGAGTGAGAGCTGCCCTTTCCTAGCCTGGCGTTGCGTGAATACGTATTAGTGTGGTACCTCTCGGGTCATTTCCGATTTCCAAGcagcgttaccaacggacgcagacgaatcatgtgacgtctgtttagcgacgcgaaaaatgtcaa from the Scophthalmus maximus strain ysfricsl-2021 chromosome 17, ASM2237912v1, whole genome shotgun sequence genome contains:
- the LOC118289404 gene encoding plexin domain-containing protein 1 isoform X1, whose amino-acid sequence is MLLPEMWSGLVMLFLCLPRTELAEVLDQEQTGYRSSATSHQRHPRRVQRSPSGHAVMSRAVLGGGLTIDTLPDNMTRVVEDSGKYYTWRSFGPEDQRTRELWVDMSDVRHGQVRVHGILSNSYKQAVRVALSFDFPFYGHHLRQITIATGGFIFTGDITHRMLTTTQYIAPLMANFDPSYSKESTVQYLDNGEVFVVQWEGVRLPGRESAGAFTFQAALYKTGTITFSYRDIPLSLDVIGSAEHPVKVGLSDAFMVTSPEAQRRTIYEYHRVTMDKTKITNYSAVEFTALPTCLQHDSCERCLSSNQTSGCSWCHVLQRCSDGMDRHRQEWLDYACSEESKDAACEDYTRPDSSTGSSVTPEVEGVTFFTPPQKGCKSDDDSKQHILKTSNDVKTDSSTQGEGFANTGAIAGIAAALVLLLALILVALYINWHPTVASPLYLIQRKNYWPSLKFQKKQPGYTEVEGDGHDKDSIVEAGPH
- the LOC118289404 gene encoding plexin domain-containing protein 1 isoform X3; translated protein: MLLPEMWSGLVMLFLCLPRTELAEVLDQEQTGYRSSATSHQRHPRRVQRSPSGHAVMSRAVLGGGLTIDTLPDNMTRVVEDSGKYYTWRSFGPEDQRTRELWVDMSDVRHGQVRVHGILSNSYKQAVRVALSFDFPFYGHHLRQITIATGGFIFTGDITHRMLTTTQYIAPLMANFDPSYSKESTVQYLDNGEVFVVQWEGVRLPGRESAGAFTFQAALYKTGTITFSYRDIPLSLDVIGSAEHPVKVGLSDAFMVTSPEAQRRTIYEYHRVTMDKTKITNYSAVEFTALPTCLQHDSCERCLSSNQTSGCSWCHVLQRCSDGMDRHRQEWLDYACSEESKDAACEDYTRPDSSTGSSVTPEVEGVTFFTPPQKGCKSDDDSKQHILKTSNVRLHL
- the LOC118289404 gene encoding plexin domain-containing protein 1 isoform X2 yields the protein MSRAVLGGGLTIDTLPDNMTRVVEDSGKYYTWRSFGPEDQRTRELWVDMSDVRHGQVRVHGILSNSYKQAVRVALSFDFPFYGHHLRQITIATGGFIFTGDITHRMLTTTQYIAPLMANFDPSYSKESTVQYLDNGEVFVVQWEGVRLPGRESAGAFTFQAALYKTGTITFSYRDIPLSLDVIGSAEHPVKVGLSDAFMVTSPEAQRRTIYEYHRVTMDKTKITNYSAVEFTALPTCLQHDSCERCLSSNQTSGCSWCHVLQRCSDGMDRHRQEWLDYACSEESKDAACEDYTRPDSSTGSSVTPEVEGVTFFTPPQKGCKSDDDSKQHILKTSNDVKTDSSTQGEGFANTGAIAGIAAALVLLLALILVALYINWHPTVASPLYLIQRKNYWPSLKFQKKQPGYTEVEGDGHDKDSIVEAGPH